The Spirochaetota bacterium genome includes a window with the following:
- a CDS encoding enoyl-[acyl-carrier-protein] reductase FabK, which yields MISMRSCSHAGRRKGAPRRRRFTRMDAMLHTSLCERLSIRYPIILAGMAYAGDHALAAAVSRAGGLGVIGSGNLSPDELAAAIAAYYRETSVPPGVNVFLKDPESPAKAARACAMGIGALFTGIGNPAAVVHYAKDAGIPLIPTVATVRHALSSLAAGADLLVAEGQEGGGHIGSIGTMPLIAQVRAAVGDRVPVIAAGGIGDGTQLAACLMMGAVGVMMGTRFLAAHECPVHDDLKDSLVACGIDSTTVTGNFTGFPMRCLANDFTRAFQEMEKATPSLELLLFGKGKIAEGLIGGDVRNGSCPVGQVVGQITCRESAGEIIERVVREAGTVTEHVVRNGGFNRWEGGSIPAC from the coding sequence ATGATATCAATGCGCTCATGCTCACACGCGGGGCGCCGTAAGGGCGCCCCGCGAAGACGCCGGTTCACGAGGATGGACGCCATGCTGCACACATCGCTCTGCGAGCGCCTTTCAATACGCTACCCCATCATCCTCGCGGGCATGGCCTATGCCGGCGACCATGCGCTTGCCGCGGCGGTAAGCCGTGCGGGGGGCCTCGGGGTAATCGGGTCCGGTAACCTTTCCCCGGACGAGCTCGCCGCCGCGATTGCGGCGTATTACCGCGAGACGAGCGTCCCCCCCGGGGTGAACGTGTTCCTCAAGGACCCCGAGTCTCCCGCCAAGGCCGCGCGCGCGTGCGCCATGGGGATCGGCGCGCTCTTCACGGGGATCGGGAACCCCGCCGCGGTCGTGCATTATGCGAAAGACGCGGGCATCCCGCTCATCCCCACTGTCGCGACGGTGCGACACGCGCTCTCATCCCTCGCGGCCGGGGCCGACCTCCTGGTCGCGGAGGGACAGGAGGGAGGCGGCCACATAGGCTCCATAGGCACGATGCCCCTTATCGCGCAGGTGCGCGCGGCGGTGGGGGACCGCGTGCCGGTGATTGCCGCGGGGGGGATAGGCGACGGGACCCAGCTCGCCGCGTGCCTCATGATGGGCGCCGTGGGCGTCATGATGGGAACGCGTTTTCTGGCCGCGCACGAATGCCCGGTGCACGACGACCTCAAGGATTCCCTTGTCGCATGCGGAATAGATTCCACGACGGTTACGGGAAACTTCACCGGCTTCCCCATGCGCTGCCTCGCGAACGATTTCACCCGCGCATTCCAAGAGATGGAGAAAGCCACGCCAAGCCTGGAATTGCTCCTCTTCGGGAAAGGAAAGATCGCCGAGGGGCTCATAGGCGGCGACGTGCGGAACGGCTCCTGCCCCGTAGGCCAGGTCGTGGGCCAGATCACCTGCAGGGAGTCCGCGGGGGAGATAATCGAGCGCGTGGTCCGGGAGGCCGGCACGGTCACGGAACATGTGGTGCGAAACGGAGGCTTCAACCGCTGGGAAGGCGGGTCCATTCCCGCTTGCTGA